The Apibacter raozihei genome contains a region encoding:
- a CDS encoding anaerobic C4-dicarboxylate transporter family protein codes for MGDIINQLYQYIQELIQLYGNELKILCEFAVVLTAIFIGAKKGGLGLGIFGGLGLAVLVFVFKLQPKSPPIDVMLMIVAVITAASTLQASGGIDYMVRIAEKMLRAYPPAVTIVAPLVSYIFTFLAGTGHIAYALLPIISEVATEAKVRPERPLSISVIASQQAITASPISAATAALLSVIMIKNPEIGLAHILAIAIPSTLIGVLVAAIVQMFIGVDLEKDPVYLKRVEEGLMEIKKTHEVETGGTSTGAKLSVIIFLLSVASIVMFGSVQSLRPSWNGTPMEMPHVIEIIMLAAAGIIIICTRTNVGKIASGSVFTAGMQAVIAIFGIAWMGDTFFGGNLEFFKGLLTDMVTDYPWTFAVALFLMSIMLFSQAATVRALMPLGVSLGIPANSLIAMFPAVNGYFFIPNYPTIVAAINFDRTGTTRIGKYIVNHSFQIPGFIATIVAVSIGFALAYLIF; via the coding sequence ATGGGCGATATTATTAATCAACTTTATCAGTATATACAAGAGCTAATACAACTTTACGGAAATGAATTGAAAATACTTTGTGAATTTGCCGTAGTGTTAACTGCAATATTTATCGGAGCTAAGAAAGGAGGATTAGGACTAGGTATCTTCGGAGGTTTGGGACTGGCTGTGTTAGTATTCGTATTTAAACTTCAGCCTAAATCGCCGCCTATAGATGTTATGTTAATGATTGTTGCTGTTATAACTGCAGCAAGCACTTTACAAGCCTCAGGAGGAATAGATTACATGGTCAGGATAGCGGAAAAAATGCTTAGAGCTTATCCACCGGCCGTTACCATTGTGGCTCCTTTGGTTTCCTATATATTCACCTTTTTAGCAGGAACCGGACATATTGCTTATGCTCTGTTACCTATTATATCAGAAGTAGCAACTGAAGCTAAAGTCCGCCCGGAAAGACCCTTGAGTATTTCTGTAATTGCTTCACAACAGGCTATTACTGCTAGTCCTATATCTGCTGCTACAGCCGCTTTATTAAGTGTTATAATGATCAAAAATCCAGAAATCGGACTTGCTCATATTCTGGCTATTGCTATTCCTTCAACATTGATAGGTGTGCTTGTAGCTGCCATCGTTCAAATGTTTATAGGGGTAGATCTGGAAAAAGATCCGGTATACTTAAAACGGGTAGAAGAAGGATTAATGGAAATTAAAAAGACACACGAAGTGGAAACAGGCGGAACTTCAACAGGGGCTAAATTGTCTGTAATTATATTTCTCTTAAGTGTTGCATCAATAGTAATGTTTGGTTCTGTGCAAAGTTTAAGGCCATCATGGAACGGGACGCCTATGGAAATGCCTCATGTTATAGAAATTATTATGCTGGCGGCAGCTGGAATCATTATCATATGTACTCGTACAAACGTTGGGAAAATAGCTTCAGGAAGTGTTTTTACAGCTGGTATGCAGGCTGTTATTGCAATATTTGGAATTGCCTGGATGGGAGATACATTTTTTGGAGGAAATCTGGAATTTTTCAAAGGTCTTCTGACGGACATGGTGACTGATTACCCCTGGACGTTTGCTGTGGCTTTATTTTTAATGTCTATCATGTTGTTTAGTCAGGCGGCGACCGTTCGGGCTTTAATGCCGCTGGGTGTGTCGCTGGGCATCCCTGCTAATAGTCTGATAGCCATGTTTCCTGCGGTAAACGGCTACTTTTTTATTCCTAATTATCCAACCATTGTTGCTGCCATAAATTTTGACCGTACAGGAACTACCCGGATTGGTAAATATATTGTTAATCATTCCTTTCAAATCCCGGGATTTATTGCAACTATTGTTGCAGTGTCCATAGGATTTGCTCTTGCCTACTTAATTTTTTAA
- the aspA gene encoding aspartate ammonia-lyase, translating into MYRTENDLIGDLQVPEEAYYGVQTQRAVNNFHITGIKLSQYPELIKALAYVKWAAAETNYELGILDENIKDAIIEACKRVIQGNYDQEFPSDVIQGGAGTSTNMNINEVVANIALEIMGHKKGEYQFCSPHDHVNLSQSTNDAYPTSIKLAAINSNKILIDHLNQLIVSFRKKGESFMQVLKMGRTQLQDAVPMTLGQEFEAFAETLSEDVDRLTQNSNLFLEINMGATAIGTGLNAIPGYAKLCAENLAKITGHPFVSAKNLVEATPDTGSYVIYSSALKRVAIKLSKICNDLRLLSSGPRCGLNEINLPAMQPGSSIMPGKVNPVIPEAMNQTCFKIIGNDLTVTMAAEAGQLQLNVMEPVIAYSLMESVHILINALDCLRTNCVDGITANEQHCKDMVLNSIGIVTALNPYIGYKNSTKIAKEALEKHKSVYDLVLEYNLLSKDKLDEILNPENMLGPHKFNN; encoded by the coding sequence ATGTACAGAACAGAAAATGATTTAATTGGAGATCTACAGGTTCCAGAAGAAGCTTACTACGGAGTTCAGACACAGAGAGCGGTAAACAATTTTCATATAACCGGCATCAAATTATCACAATATCCCGAATTAATCAAAGCGTTAGCTTATGTAAAATGGGCGGCAGCAGAAACAAATTATGAACTGGGTATTTTGGATGAAAATATTAAAGATGCAATAATTGAGGCTTGTAAGCGCGTAATTCAGGGGAACTATGATCAGGAATTTCCTAGTGATGTAATTCAGGGAGGAGCAGGAACATCAACCAATATGAATATTAACGAAGTAGTTGCCAATATTGCGTTAGAGATTATGGGACACAAAAAAGGTGAATATCAGTTTTGTTCTCCGCATGATCATGTAAACCTTTCTCAGTCAACTAATGATGCTTATCCTACTTCTATAAAATTAGCGGCTATTAATTCCAATAAGATATTGATAGATCATTTAAATCAGTTGATTGTTTCTTTCAGGAAAAAAGGAGAAAGTTTTATGCAAGTGCTAAAAATGGGTAGGACGCAGCTACAAGATGCTGTACCTATGACTTTAGGACAGGAATTTGAAGCATTTGCTGAAACATTAAGCGAAGATGTGGACAGATTAACGCAGAACTCAAATTTATTTCTTGAAATAAATATGGGAGCTACTGCTATTGGTACCGGATTAAATGCTATTCCCGGATATGCCAAACTTTGTGCAGAAAATCTGGCTAAAATTACTGGACATCCATTTGTTTCTGCAAAAAACCTTGTGGAGGCAACTCCGGATACCGGTTCCTACGTAATCTACTCTTCAGCATTAAAAAGAGTTGCTATTAAGCTGTCTAAAATCTGTAACGATTTAAGATTGCTTTCATCCGGACCCCGTTGTGGTTTAAATGAAATAAATTTACCTGCTATGCAACCGGGTTCTTCCATTATGCCAGGAAAAGTAAACCCCGTGATACCGGAAGCGATGAATCAAACCTGTTTCAAAATTATCGGCAATGATTTAACCGTAACCATGGCTGCTGAAGCAGGTCAATTACAGCTAAACGTGATGGAGCCGGTTATCGCTTATAGCCTAATGGAATCTGTACACATATTGATAAACGCGCTGGACTGTTTACGTACGAATTGTGTGGATGGAATTACTGCTAATGAACAGCACTGTAAAGACATGGTTTTAAATAGTATCGGAATTGTAACTGCTTTAAACCCTTACATAGGATATAAAAACAGTACTAAAATAGCAAAAGAAGCTTTAGAAAAACATAAAAGTGTTTATGATCTGGTGTTAGAATACAATCTTCTGTCCAAAGACAAACTGGATGAAATTCTCAACCCGGAAAATATGCTCGGTCCTCATAAATTCAATAATTAA